A region of Sphingobium baderi DNA encodes the following proteins:
- the trbG gene encoding P-type conjugative transfer protein TrbG, which yields MTLFHRSASAVLLVSATALAGCATTSAKPPAIAYDDPPAGIATTLAPEPPRAVEVVTIPEPLPLPGQLKPVADSAPPSEPADPRRRVGAANAAARMQPVRDGFLNAIQQYPWTQGALYQVYTAPGQVTDIALQKGEQLVGPGPVAAGDTVRWIIGDTVSGSGPAARVHILVKPTRPDIATNLVINTDRRTYHLELRATASTYMASVSWTYPHDALIALQGRNAAAASAAPVASGVDVSALNFRYRIEGDRVPWKPVRAFDDSAQVFIEFPGGIAQGEMPPLFVTGAAGGAELVNFRVQGRYMVVDRLFAAAELRLGDRRSEQRVRIVRDDGRERRP from the coding sequence ATGACGCTTTTCCATCGCTCCGCTTCGGCGGTCCTGCTTGTCTCCGCAACCGCGCTCGCCGGCTGCGCCACCACATCGGCGAAGCCGCCCGCCATCGCTTACGACGATCCACCGGCGGGGATCGCAACGACACTCGCGCCGGAACCCCCGCGCGCCGTCGAAGTGGTGACGATCCCCGAACCGCTGCCGCTCCCCGGCCAATTGAAGCCGGTCGCGGACAGCGCGCCGCCTTCCGAGCCTGCCGATCCGCGCCGCCGTGTCGGCGCGGCCAATGCCGCTGCGCGTATGCAGCCCGTCCGAGACGGCTTCCTCAACGCGATCCAGCAATATCCCTGGACGCAGGGCGCGCTCTATCAGGTCTATACCGCCCCCGGCCAGGTGACAGACATCGCCTTGCAGAAGGGCGAGCAGCTTGTCGGGCCGGGGCCGGTCGCGGCCGGCGATACCGTGCGCTGGATCATCGGCGACACGGTGAGCGGCAGCGGTCCCGCGGCGCGCGTGCATATCCTCGTGAAGCCGACGCGACCGGACATCGCGACCAACCTTGTCATCAATACCGATCGCCGCACCTATCATCTGGAGCTGCGCGCGACGGCTTCGACCTACATGGCGTCGGTTTCGTGGACCTACCCGCATGACGCGCTGATCGCCTTGCAGGGACGCAACGCGGCGGCGGCATCGGCCGCGCCGGTGGCGAGCGGCGTGGACGTGTCCGCGCTCAATTTCCGTTACCGGATCGAGGGCGACCGCGTTCCGTGGAAGCCGGTTCGCGCCTTCGACGATTCCGCCCAGGTCTTCATCGAGTTTCCGGGCGGGATCGCGCAGGGCGAGATGCCGCCGTTGTTCGTGACCGGCGCGGCCGGCGGTGCCGAACTGGTCAATTTTCGCGTGCAGGGCCGCTACATGGTGGTCGATCGCCTGTTCGCCGCCGCCGAGCTCCGCTTGGGCGACCGACGCAGCGAGCAGCGCGTCCGCATCGTGCGCGACGACGGACGGGAGCGGCGGCCGTGA
- the trbF gene encoding conjugal transfer protein TrbF codes for MFQRPTIRYGQTPEPTTPYQRAAQVWDDRIGAARVQAKNWRLAFFGALTLSSGLSAGLVWQSARGHIVPWVVQVDRLGEAQAVAPAETGYRPTDPQIAFHLARFIEQVRAIPADPVIVRQNWLRAYDFTTDKGALALNDYARANDPFANVGRVQVAVDVSSVIRASPDSFRVAWTERRYQDGNLTATERWSAILTIVVQPPRTPDALRKNPLGVFVNALNWSKELSQ; via the coding sequence ATGTTCCAACGTCCCACCATCCGCTATGGCCAGACCCCCGAACCCACGACGCCCTATCAGCGAGCCGCCCAGGTGTGGGACGACCGCATCGGCGCCGCGCGCGTCCAGGCGAAGAACTGGCGGCTCGCCTTCTTCGGCGCGCTCACCCTGTCCAGTGGCCTCTCCGCCGGACTCGTCTGGCAGTCCGCGCGCGGGCATATCGTGCCCTGGGTGGTTCAGGTCGATCGGCTGGGCGAGGCCCAGGCCGTCGCGCCGGCCGAAACCGGCTATCGTCCGACCGATCCGCAGATCGCGTTCCACCTCGCCCGCTTCATCGAGCAGGTCCGCGCGATCCCGGCCGATCCGGTGATCGTCCGTCAGAACTGGCTCCGGGCCTACGACTTCACCACCGACAAGGGCGCGCTGGCGCTCAACGACTACGCGCGCGCCAATGACCCGTTCGCCAATGTCGGCCGGGTGCAGGTCGCGGTGGACGTGTCGAGCGTCATCCGGGCCTCGCCCGACAGCTTCCGGGTGGCCTGGACCGAGCGCCGCTATCAGGACGGCAACCTCACCGCCACCGAACGCTGGTCGGCCATTCTCACCATCGTCGTGCAACCGCCGCGCACGCCCGATGCGCTGCGCAAGAACCCGCTCGGCGTCTTCGTCAACGCCCTCAACTGGTCAAAGGAGCTGTCGCAATGA
- the trbL gene encoding P-type conjugative transfer protein TrbL, with the protein MNDTGVIDTFLNVFTSYIDSGFGLLGGEVAFLSTTLIAIDVTLAGLFWAWGADEDVLQRLVKKTLYIGTFAFIIGNFSGLATIVFESFAGLGLQASGGAMSIADFMKPGTIAATGLQAGKPLLDAAGQFSSLWAFFANAALILVLLIAWLIVVLAFFIIAVQVFITLIEFKLVTLAGFVLLPFAFFNKTAFMAEKVLGHVVSTGIKVLVLAVITGIGTTLFSQFTTAGLGAEPDINQVMAIALAALSLLGLAIFGPGIANGIVSGGPQLGAGAAAGTALAAGGALIGGAAAARHGVGAAGRMTGAAARGGAQMAGGATSAYSLGSFGKSGPGAVAGGVAAVGQAAAGSAANAVLSPLRKAAAKGGEAMKSNFRLGARAGFTATGGTITGGPAPATPAAATVGAAVSAGSSAQPGWAAAMKRRQSMTHGATVLAHTMKAGDSHGGGAGPDIKEKD; encoded by the coding sequence ATGAACGACACCGGCGTCATCGACACCTTCCTCAATGTCTTCACCAGCTACATTGACAGCGGGTTCGGGCTGCTCGGCGGCGAGGTTGCATTTCTCTCGACCACGCTGATCGCCATCGACGTAACGCTGGCTGGCTTGTTCTGGGCCTGGGGGGCGGATGAGGATGTGCTTCAGCGCCTCGTCAAGAAGACGCTCTATATCGGCACCTTCGCCTTCATCATCGGCAACTTCTCAGGTCTGGCCACCATCGTTTTCGAGAGCTTCGCCGGCCTGGGCCTCCAGGCCAGCGGCGGCGCGATGTCGATCGCTGATTTCATGAAGCCCGGCACGATCGCTGCGACCGGGCTTCAGGCCGGCAAGCCGCTGCTCGATGCGGCGGGGCAATTCTCCAGCCTTTGGGCCTTCTTCGCCAACGCCGCGCTGATCCTCGTGCTGCTGATCGCTTGGCTGATCGTCGTGCTCGCATTCTTCATCATCGCCGTGCAGGTCTTCATCACCCTTATCGAGTTCAAGCTGGTGACTCTGGCCGGGTTCGTCCTGCTGCCCTTCGCCTTCTTCAACAAGACCGCCTTCATGGCCGAGAAGGTGCTGGGCCATGTCGTCTCGACCGGCATCAAGGTGCTGGTGCTCGCGGTCATTACCGGCATCGGCACGACGCTGTTCAGCCAGTTCACCACCGCCGGCCTTGGCGCCGAACCCGACATCAATCAGGTCATGGCGATTGCGCTGGCCGCGCTGTCGCTGCTGGGCCTCGCGATCTTCGGTCCCGGCATTGCCAATGGCATCGTCTCGGGTGGCCCGCAGCTTGGCGCCGGTGCGGCGGCCGGGACCGCGCTCGCAGCGGGTGGCGCTTTGATCGGCGGCGCGGCCGCAGCTCGGCATGGCGTGGGGGCGGCCGGCAGGATGACCGGAGCCGCCGCGCGTGGCGGCGCTCAAATGGCGGGCGGCGCGACCAGCGCCTACAGCCTCGGTTCGTTCGGCAAGAGCGGCCCCGGCGCTGTCGCGGGCGGCGTGGCCGCGGTCGGTCAGGCGGCGGCGGGGAGCGCGGCGAACGCTGTCCTCTCGCCGCTGCGTAAGGCGGCCGCCAAGGGCGGCGAGGCGATGAAGTCCAACTTCCGCTTGGGCGCACGCGCCGGGTTTACAGCCACCGGCGGTACGATCACCGGCGGACCCGCGCCCGCCACCCCGGCCGCCGCGACCGTTGGCGCTGCCGTATCGGCCGGCTCGTCCGCCCAACCTGGTTGGGCGGCTGCGATGAAGCGCCGCCAGTCAATGACCCACGGCGCCACCGTTCTCGCGCACACGATGAAGGCCGGCGACAGCCACGGCGGCGGCGCCGGTCCCGACATCAAAGAGAAGGACTGA
- a CDS encoding TrbI/VirB10 family protein, whose translation MNDPIDSAPPEPLAPRSDPQAFQLRRDPPRVMRLSRKALAMMGIAAGLGIGGSLIYALRPAGEKEAKELYSTDSRATSETITSGPRDYAEAPKLGPPLPGDLGGPIVSAQRRGENVPVPPVGAQPDARAQAAEAARQRAQQERDAARMSGVFLGGNAGNIGTAPASSLVLPEQAAPQPQPASAAQNDQAAKQAFMAQASNQRTVSVQRLTPPTSPNIVQAGSIIPAALITGIRSDLPGQITAQVTQNVYDSPTGRILLIPQGARLIGEYDSEIAAGQTRVLLAWDRLIMPDGRSIVLERQPGADGAGFAGLQDRVNQHWGNLFKAAAISTLLGMGAELGADSEDDLTRALRRGSQDTINQTGQQIVRRQLNVQPTLTIRPGHPLRVIITRDLVLEPIGAMR comes from the coding sequence GTGAACGATCCCATCGATAGTGCTCCGCCCGAACCGCTGGCGCCGCGTTCCGATCCCCAAGCCTTTCAGCTTCGCCGCGATCCCCCGCGCGTCATGCGTCTTTCGCGCAAAGCGCTGGCCATGATGGGCATCGCCGCCGGTCTCGGGATCGGCGGCTCGCTGATCTATGCGCTCAGGCCGGCAGGCGAGAAGGAAGCGAAGGAACTCTACAGCACCGACAGCCGCGCCACGTCCGAGACCATCACCTCTGGACCAAGGGACTATGCCGAGGCGCCGAAGCTCGGGCCGCCGCTCCCCGGCGACCTCGGCGGTCCCATCGTCTCCGCCCAGCGGCGCGGCGAGAATGTCCCGGTGCCTCCGGTCGGTGCGCAGCCCGATGCGCGTGCCCAGGCCGCGGAAGCCGCCCGCCAGCGCGCGCAGCAAGAGCGCGACGCGGCGCGCATGAGCGGCGTGTTCCTCGGCGGGAACGCTGGCAATATCGGAACGGCGCCAGCGTCTTCGCTGGTCCTGCCAGAGCAAGCCGCGCCGCAACCGCAGCCGGCGAGCGCCGCTCAGAACGATCAGGCCGCCAAGCAGGCCTTCATGGCGCAGGCGTCGAACCAGCGCACTGTGAGCGTCCAGCGCCTGACCCCGCCCACGTCGCCCAACATCGTTCAGGCCGGCAGCATCATCCCGGCCGCGCTCATCACCGGCATCCGGTCGGACCTTCCCGGCCAGATCACGGCGCAGGTGACGCAGAATGTCTATGACAGCCCCACGGGTCGTATCCTTCTCATCCCGCAGGGCGCGCGGCTGATCGGCGAGTATGATAGCGAGATCGCCGCCGGGCAGACCCGCGTGCTGCTGGCTTGGGACCGGCTCATCATGCCGGATGGCCGCTCGATCGTTCTCGAGCGTCAGCCTGGCGCGGACGGAGCCGGCTTTGCGGGCCTACAGGATCGAGTGAACCAGCATTGGGGCAATCTGTTCAAGGCGGCGGCCATCTCGACATTGCTCGGCATGGGCGCCGAGCTGGGCGCCGACAGCGAGGACGATCTAACCCGCGCGCTGCGGCGTGGATCGCAGGACACCATCAATCAGACCGGCCAGCAGATCGTACGTCGACAACTCAATGTGCAGCCGACGCTCACCATCCGGCCGGGGCACCCCTTGCGCGTGATCATTACACGCGATCTGGTGCTCGAACCCATCGGAGCGATGCGATGA
- the trbE gene encoding conjugal transfer protein TrbE: MMSLREYRNRAAHLADFLPWAALVGEGVVLNKDGSFQRTARFRGPDLDSATPAELVATSARLNSALRRLGSGWAIFVEAQRTPALDYPESAFPDPVSTLVDMERREQFREEGAHFESAYYLTLLWMPPAEEAARAEGWLYEGRSTTGVDPWELLKGFTDRSDRVLGLVEGFVPEVRWLDDAETLTYLHSTVSTRRQRVRVPETPMHLDALLADEPLTGGLEPKLGDHHLRTLTITGFPSVTFPGLLDELNRLAFEYRWSTRAIMLDKTDATKLLTKIRRQWFAKRKSVAAILKEVMTNEASTLLDSDASNKAADADTALQELGADYAGMAYVTASVTVWDRDPAIAAEKLRLVEKVIQGRDFTVIPEGMNAIETWLGSLPGHTYANVRHPPISTINLAHLIPLSAVWAGPERDEHFGAPSLLYGKTEGSTPFRFSLHVGDVGHTLIVGPTGAGKSVLLALMAMQFRRYAGAQVFAFDFGGSIRAAAIGMGGDWQDLGGMLADEAETGVQLQPLAHIDDTAERAWAAEWLAAILASEGVAVDPQAKEHIWSALGSLASAPPSERTLTGLVVLLQSQQLKQAIAPYCLGGPWGRLLDAEAERLGESSVQAFETEGLVGAGSAAAVLSYLFHRIEGRLDGSPTLIIIDEGWLVLDSPDFATQLREWLKTLRKKNASVVFATQSLADIETSCIAPAIIESCPTRIFLPNERAAEPQIAAIYERFGLNARQIEILSRATPKRDYYCQSRRGNRLFELGLGEVALAFTAASAKADQLRIAEIIEAYGQSAFAAEWLRHRGCAWAVELLPEPQPDPLAGRREDTGQLPLALKDIEP, encoded by the coding sequence TTTTCGTCGAGGCGCAGCGCACACCCGCGCTCGACTATCCCGAGTCCGCGTTCCCCGATCCGGTGTCGACGCTGGTGGATATGGAGCGCCGCGAACAATTCCGCGAGGAAGGTGCCCACTTCGAGAGCGCCTACTACCTGACGCTGCTGTGGATGCCTCCAGCCGAGGAAGCCGCGCGTGCCGAAGGCTGGCTCTACGAGGGCCGCTCGACAACCGGCGTAGATCCGTGGGAGCTGCTCAAAGGTTTCACCGATCGCAGCGATCGCGTGCTGGGACTGGTCGAGGGCTTCGTCCCCGAGGTCCGTTGGCTCGATGATGCCGAGACGCTGACCTATCTGCACAGCACGGTCTCGACGCGGCGCCAGCGCGTCCGCGTGCCGGAAACCCCGATGCACCTCGACGCGCTTCTCGCCGATGAACCGCTGACCGGCGGGCTCGAACCGAAGCTCGGCGACCATCACCTCCGCACGCTGACGATCACGGGTTTCCCGAGCGTCACGTTCCCCGGCCTGCTCGACGAGCTGAACCGGCTCGCCTTCGAGTATCGCTGGTCGACCCGTGCGATCATGCTCGACAAGACCGACGCGACCAAGCTGCTGACCAAGATCAGGCGGCAATGGTTCGCCAAGCGCAAATCGGTCGCCGCGATCCTCAAGGAAGTGATGACCAACGAGGCATCGACGCTGCTCGACAGCGACGCCTCGAACAAGGCTGCCGACGCGGACACCGCCCTGCAGGAGTTGGGCGCCGACTATGCCGGCATGGCCTATGTCACCGCCAGCGTGACGGTGTGGGACCGCGATCCGGCCATTGCCGCCGAAAAGCTGCGACTGGTGGAGAAGGTCATCCAGGGCCGCGATTTCACCGTCATTCCCGAGGGCATGAACGCGATCGAGACATGGCTGGGGAGCCTGCCCGGCCACACCTACGCCAATGTCCGCCACCCCCCGATCTCCACCATCAATCTCGCCCACCTGATCCCCCTGTCAGCGGTGTGGGCGGGGCCGGAACGGGACGAGCACTTCGGCGCTCCCTCCTTGCTTTACGGCAAGACCGAAGGCTCGACCCCGTTCCGGTTTTCCCTTCACGTCGGCGATGTCGGCCACACCTTGATCGTCGGGCCGACCGGCGCGGGCAAGTCGGTGCTGCTCGCGCTGATGGCCATGCAGTTCCGGCGCTATGCCGGCGCACAGGTTTTCGCCTTCGACTTCGGTGGCAGCATCCGCGCCGCCGCGATCGGCATGGGCGGCGACTGGCAGGATCTCGGCGGCATGTTGGCCGACGAGGCAGAAACCGGCGTCCAGCTACAGCCGCTCGCCCATATCGACGATACCGCCGAACGAGCCTGGGCGGCGGAATGGCTGGCTGCGATCCTCGCGTCCGAAGGCGTCGCGGTCGATCCGCAGGCCAAGGAGCATATCTGGTCGGCGCTCGGCTCGCTCGCCAGCGCGCCGCCTTCCGAACGCACACTGACCGGCCTGGTGGTGCTGTTGCAGAGCCAGCAGCTCAAGCAGGCTATTGCCCCTTACTGCCTCGGCGGACCGTGGGGCCGCCTGCTCGACGCCGAGGCCGAACGGCTCGGCGAATCGTCGGTGCAAGCGTTCGAGACGGAGGGATTGGTCGGCGCCGGTTCGGCGGCCGCGGTCCTGTCCTATCTGTTCCACCGAATCGAAGGCCGGCTGGACGGCTCGCCCACGCTCATCATCATCGACGAAGGCTGGCTGGTCCTCGACAGCCCGGATTTCGCAACCCAGCTCCGCGAATGGCTCAAAACCTTGCGGAAGAAGAACGCCAGTGTCGTGTTCGCGACGCAGAGCCTAGCCGACATCGAGACCAGCTGCATCGCGCCGGCCATCATCGAAAGCTGCCCGACGCGCATCTTCCTGCCGAACGAGCGCGCTGCCGAACCGCAGATCGCGGCCATCTATGAGCGCTTCGGCCTGAACGCCCGGCAGATCGAAATCCTCAGCCGGGCAACGCCCAAGCGCGATTATTACTGCCAGTCGCGGCGCGGCAACCGGCTGTTCGAGCTGGGGCTGGGCGAGGTCGCGCTCGCCTTCACCGCCGCCTCGGCCAAGGCCGACCAGCTCCGCATCGCCGAGATCATCGAAGCCTACGGGCAATCCGCGTTCGCCGCCGAATGGCTGCGGCATCGCGGCTGCGCCTGGGCGGTCGAGCTTCTTCCCGAACCCCAACCCGATCCGCTGGCCGGCCGCCGGGAAGATACCGGCCAGCTTCCCCTTGCCTTGAAGGACATCGAACCATGA
- the trbJ gene encoding P-type conjugative transfer protein TrbJ — MKPSILRRAVLAGAIATSSMIGITAATPAHAQFGGIVYDPTNYAQNVLTAARSLQQINNQIQQIQNQATSLINEARNLATLPFSSLQQLQQQVQRTQQLLGEAQRIAYDVQSVQQVFDGRYKGAALTGTHAQMVANANARWEDSVGAFEDALRVQAGVVGNIDGARTTMDGLVSSSQSATGALQAAQAGNQLLALQSQQLADLTAAVAAQGRAQALQSARQAAEEAEGRERFRRFMGN; from the coding sequence ATGAAGCCCTCCATTCTACGCCGCGCCGTGCTGGCCGGCGCTATCGCCACGTCGAGCATGATCGGCATCACTGCCGCGACGCCGGCTCACGCTCAGTTCGGCGGGATCGTCTATGATCCGACCAACTATGCGCAGAACGTGCTGACCGCCGCCCGGTCGCTCCAGCAGATAAATAACCAGATTCAGCAAATCCAGAACCAGGCGACCAGCCTCATCAACGAGGCGCGCAACCTCGCTACGCTGCCGTTCAGCTCGCTTCAGCAGTTGCAGCAGCAGGTGCAGCGCACCCAGCAGCTTCTCGGCGAGGCGCAGCGCATCGCCTACGACGTGCAGAGCGTCCAGCAGGTTTTCGACGGCCGCTACAAGGGCGCGGCGCTCACCGGCACCCACGCGCAGATGGTCGCCAACGCCAATGCGCGCTGGGAGGATAGCGTCGGCGCGTTCGAGGACGCGCTACGCGTTCAGGCCGGCGTTGTCGGCAACATCGACGGCGCGCGCACGACAATGGACGGCCTGGTTTCGTCCAGCCAGTCGGCGACCGGTGCGCTTCAGGCTGCCCAGGCGGGCAATCAGCTTCTCGCGCTGCAATCGCAGCAGCTTGCGGACCTGACCGCCGCCGTTGCGGCACAGGGGCGGGCGCAGGCGCTGCAATCCGCTCGCCAAGCCGCCGAGGAAGCCGAAGGCCGCGAGCGGTTCCGCCGCTTCATGGGCAACTGA
- the trbK-alt gene encoding putative entry exclusion protein TrbK-alt: protein MSRTAKIAGVAALAGLMMTVAIVAAVQPDEPAPAPPLLLPVDEGQARVARELDRCATLTMPDSGCEAAWAANRRRFFRQEESAPETERGSDMAPDEGATP from the coding sequence ATGTCGCGCACGGCGAAGATCGCAGGGGTAGCGGCGCTGGCCGGGTTGATGATGACGGTGGCGATTGTCGCCGCCGTTCAGCCCGATGAGCCTGCACCCGCGCCTCCGCTCCTCCTGCCGGTGGACGAAGGCCAAGCTAGGGTCGCTCGCGAGCTGGACCGCTGCGCCACGCTTACCATGCCGGATAGCGGCTGCGAGGCGGCCTGGGCCGCCAATCGCCGCCGCTTCTTCCGCCAGGAAGAGTCCGCGCCCGAGACGGAGCGCGGCAGCGACATGGCGCCGGATGAAGGCGCCACACCATGA
- a CDS encoding LysR family transcriptional regulator, producing the protein MIELRQLRYLIAAAEAGSFSRAARSMNIKQATLSRHIIEVEKRLGMALFDRGTRGATLTHNGGAYLRTARRIVREFEELNAWVRATQNGHVGRLAIGFYTSCSAGNLHATLSEFDERYPEVKLRAFERDREMLLAGIESGLLDIAIMIGEAPYPGLTSRPLWSERILVAMPESHPLTERERIHWTDLTGERFLLTERDPGLETRNMLVGKLGMPGYTPEIDMDDIGRDTVLSAIALGGRLSIVVESALGIQVPGVAFREVHETNGHMRVGFSGYWREDNENAVLRRFLDFVAVRYSLPPMPGPHPSTEQSGKEPS; encoded by the coding sequence ATGATCGAATTGCGCCAGCTTCGCTATCTGATCGCAGCGGCCGAGGCTGGCAGCTTCAGCCGGGCGGCGCGCAGTATGAATATCAAGCAGGCGACGCTCAGCCGGCACATCATCGAAGTCGAAAAACGGCTGGGTATGGCGCTGTTTGATCGTGGTACGCGCGGCGCGACCCTAACTCACAACGGAGGGGCCTATCTGCGGACGGCGCGACGCATCGTGCGAGAATTCGAGGAATTGAACGCTTGGGTGCGCGCCACGCAAAACGGTCATGTCGGCAGGCTGGCAATAGGCTTCTACACCTCTTGCTCTGCCGGCAACCTGCACGCGACCCTCAGCGAGTTCGACGAGCGCTATCCGGAGGTGAAACTGCGCGCATTCGAGCGGGACCGCGAGATGCTATTGGCGGGAATCGAAAGCGGCCTGCTCGACATCGCGATCATGATCGGCGAGGCACCCTACCCGGGCCTCACGAGTCGGCCGTTATGGAGCGAGCGCATCCTGGTAGCGATGCCAGAAAGTCATCCGCTAACCGAGCGCGAACGCATCCACTGGACCGACCTGACCGGCGAACGCTTCCTGCTGACCGAACGAGATCCCGGCCTGGAGACACGCAACATGCTCGTGGGCAAGCTTGGAATGCCCGGTTACACGCCAGAGATCGACATGGACGACATCGGACGCGACACGGTACTCAGCGCTATTGCACTCGGCGGGCGCCTCTCAATCGTCGTGGAATCCGCACTCGGCATCCAGGTTCCGGGAGTGGCATTCCGGGAGGTCCACGAGACCAACGGGCATATGCGGGTCGGATTCTCGGGTTATTGGCGGGAGGACAATGAGAACGCCGTGCTGCGGCGCTTCCTCGATTTCGTGGCCGTCCGCTATTCTCTGCCACCTATGCCGGGGCCGCACCCATCGACAGAGCAATCGGGAAAGGAACCGTCATGA
- a CDS encoding DUF2274 domain-containing protein, with product MTKLKLGPLADDRPVKLSVELPAPVHRDLVAYAAALAAETGAAPVLPEKLIAPMLTRFMETDRAFRRRRAQET from the coding sequence ATGACGAAACTGAAGCTCGGGCCGCTGGCCGACGACCGTCCGGTCAAACTCTCCGTGGAGCTGCCCGCGCCGGTTCACCGTGATCTCGTCGCCTACGCTGCGGCGCTCGCCGCCGAGACCGGGGCAGCCCCGGTCCTGCCCGAGAAACTGATAGCGCCCATGCTCACCCGGTTCATGGAAACCGACCGGGCCTTCCGCCGACGCCGCGCGCAGGAGACGTGA
- a CDS encoding 3-methyl-2-oxobutanoate hydroxymethyltransferase, whose product MLMSELVAPAHGQRGDSRRPIKLNLYRDYEVDAVAKAMADSPVLQMGIRLDCLMVSDSYLMTHLGRASTRLAKGEQALFLEIMAGLVKEVAHRAKQLFPYEAPYIVGDMPDGSVVNGEVAVRSADRMRRAGADVIKLEVHSEAVIAIIERLTREGFRVMAHLGYTPQGGDGGRVGGSLDGAYALFASARQVRDAGVESIVLEKVDEFVHRALVDRPEALPSYAIFSGKSENGGQSLNIWDSVFKPGFRARYFPPTARETVDAFPMAYSATTIAKHIGTLLSLTAAGEFPLSPPTLLSIDDVVALASSDPWAD is encoded by the coding sequence ATGCTGATGTCCGAACTCGTTGCGCCCGCTCATGGGCAGCGAGGCGACAGCCGTCGCCCGATCAAGCTGAACCTCTATCGCGACTACGAGGTCGATGCGGTGGCGAAAGCCATGGCCGACAGTCCTGTCCTCCAGATGGGTATTCGGCTCGATTGCCTCATGGTCTCGGATTCCTATCTGATGACGCACCTCGGGCGGGCCAGCACCCGGCTGGCCAAGGGCGAACAGGCCCTGTTCCTCGAGATTATGGCCGGCCTGGTCAAAGAGGTCGCGCATCGGGCAAAACAGCTTTTTCCCTACGAAGCTCCCTACATTGTCGGCGACATGCCGGACGGATCGGTCGTCAATGGGGAGGTTGCGGTCCGCAGCGCCGACCGAATGCGCCGTGCCGGCGCCGACGTCATCAAGCTGGAGGTCCATTCGGAAGCGGTCATTGCCATAATCGAGCGGCTGACGCGGGAAGGTTTCCGGGTCATGGCCCATTTGGGCTACACTCCGCAGGGAGGCGATGGCGGCCGGGTCGGCGGATCACTGGACGGCGCGTATGCGCTGTTCGCTTCAGCCCGGCAGGTTCGAGACGCGGGGGTCGAGAGCATCGTTCTGGAGAAGGTCGACGAGTTCGTACATCGCGCGCTTGTCGATCGACCCGAAGCCTTGCCGAGCTATGCCATCTTCAGCGGGAAGTCGGAAAATGGCGGGCAATCGCTCAATATCTGGGATTCCGTTTTCAAGCCCGGCTTTCGCGCACGCTATTTCCCACCTACCGCGCGGGAGACCGTCGATGCCTTCCCCATGGCCTATTCTGCAACTACCATCGCAAAGCACATCGGCACCTTGCTCTCCCTGACGGCCGCCGGCGAATTTCCACTGTCTCCGCCAACCTTGCTCTCCATTGATGATGTGGTGGCGCTGGCCTCATCCGATCCTTGGGCAGATTGA